The Pseudopipra pipra isolate bDixPip1 chromosome Z, bDixPip1.hap1, whole genome shotgun sequence nucleotide sequence TTCAGAGGAATTCTAAGTTTTGTGCTCTTTAGGTTCCCAGCCACTGGCAAAACAGTGCAGCTCTTTGTATGTCTGATATTTATGGACTATGATTTTTCAATAGAGCTTTAAAAGTTTTGCAGTAGAGCTGCACATGACTGCGCCCAATATGCAAGTCCCTGAAAagtatccagaaaaaaaatctggtttcagTAAATGTGGAATTCTAGTTTCCATTTTTATGGACTAAGTTTTTGGCCTGTGTTTCTTTCTAGGATGAAGTCAATCAGATTATGGAAACAAATTTGTGGCTTAGACATGTAAGTAACTGTGTTACATTTCTCGTGTATTTTGCATTGATATGATCAAATGTGTGTTACCTTGTGAGCTACAACTATAGAATAAGTTCTTGGTTTGTAATAGGGATTTTAAAGGATGAAAAGGAGAAGCCCCATTAACCATAACTCAAAACATAATTTCTTCATTCTTGTCTCCTTTCCTGTGTAGCATATTCTCCTCCAGCTTTGTGATCAagtggtttttgggggttttttttagtttttttcctaGTAAATCTAGCTGGATGTACCCATTAAAGAGTGATTAAACATGCAGCTCTGCATTCCTAGTTAATCTCCACCAGGACATTTATTAGCAAGAGGAACATACCTCCATTTTTCCtgataggttttttttttcatttttacataGATAAAAATCCTTAGAGGACCTAAACTACTGAGAAAATATAGTCAGCTTGCACCAGTTTTCTCCAGGCACTGATTGTGATCCACACAAACTTTTCATGCAAAAGATGCTGCACTTATGATAGGCTGAGAGACAATGGAGCATGGCCCCATGATAGTGCACTAGGCAGCAATTCAAGAGGGCTGCTCAGCATCCCTCGCTGCCCTGGCTTGATATTTCACTGCTCTTGTGAAAGCAGTAATGtcccctggcagcagctgcctgttaGTGTGCACCTGTACCTCCCTTCTCCTTAGGATGTTGGTCTCCTTTGATGCTCTCCTCCTCTAACCTGTGGagtgcagcagcagggcccATATCTCCTCTCTGTAGTGGGGAGGTAACCTTTCACAGGCAAGGGCCTTTACTGATGTAGGAAGACAGAGGAGAGCATGCCAGTGATGGATAACAATTGACATCCCATCTCCTCACAGAGAACCGAGTAGCAAATCAATGTGAGCAGTGTTCACGTATGTCCAGTGTTTCTCCAGGTCGTGGCCTTGTTGTCTTTCAGATCACTGACCCCTCCCCCACGTGCTGCACTTCACATCTTTACCATAACCTGTCATTTTATAGGAGGATCTGAGAAGCAGATATTTGCTGATAATTCAAGGGTTTAAAATCTTCGTCCACTCTTCTTTCAGATTTGGAATGACTACAAACTGCGATGGGATCCCAGCCAATATGATGGCATTGAATTTGTTCGTGTACCAGCAGATAAAATTTGGAAACCAGATATCGTCTTGTATAATAAGTATGATGATTCATTTTACCCATTTTATTGATTCATTTTACCCTCTCCCTCAAAAGTGTCCTCTTGCAGCCTCCATGACAGACATTTTACTTTCATGGTGATTTTCTTTGCCTCATTTGTCTTTTTTAGTGCTGTGGGAGATTTTCAAGTTGAAGTAAAGACCAAAGCCCTCCTTCGCTATGATGGAATGATCACCTGGACCCCACcagctatttttaaaagctcCTGTCCTATGGATAttacttttttcccatttgatCATCAGAATTGTTCGCTCAAATTTGGCTCATGGACCTATGACAAAGCCAAAATTGATCTTCTAATCATTGGATCCAAAGTAGATATGAATGATTTTTGGGAAAATAGTGAATGGGAAATAGTTGATGCTTCTGGCTACAAGCATGATATCAAATATAACTGCTGTGAAGAGATCTACACAGACATAACATATTCCTTTTATATTCGAAGGTTGCCAATGTTTTACACCATAAATCTGATCATTCCCTGTCTTTTCATCTCATTCCTGACTGTGTTAGTTTTTTATCTGCCATCTGACTGCGGTGAAAAAGTGACCCTTTGCATCTCTGTGCTCCTTTCTTTGACTGTGTTTTTACTGGTGATCACAGAAACAATCCCATCCACCTCTTTAGTAATTCCCCTAGTAGGTGAATATTTACTGTTCACTATGATATTTGTGACTCTGTCAATTGTCATTACAGTGTTTGTCCTGAATATACATTACAGGACTCCAACCACACACACAATGCCCGAATGGGTAAAAACCATCTTTCTTAACCTGCTCCCCAAAGTCCTGTTGATGCAGAGGCCACtagaacagcagaaaaaaaattactccaaaaaacccaagaaagtATCGGACAGTAAGTCAGGCAAGTCAAAGCACAGCAAACACAAAGATACCAAactgcagagggagcagcagcgATGCAGTCACTGTGACAAGGCAACTGAACTCGCTACCACCACGAGAGGACTGAGCCATCAGTCACCGAAATGGATGGTGGAGCAGGTGGAGTACTCCCCAGAGGTGAAGGATGTCATCAGCAACGTCCAGTTCATCGCAGAGAACATGAGGTCTCAAAATGAAACCAAAGAGGTAAGGGAAGTAACCCTCCCACTGGGGATTGTTTTGATTGTAGTGGAATCAGTGGTGATGACGAgggttgagtgcctgtggataAAGAGCAGGGGGGGAAGGTCAGCAGGGCAGACGTCCTGGTAGACGTCTGTTGCAGACCACCTTGCCGGGATGAACAGGCAGATAATGCATTCTACAGGAGGCTGGAAGAAGTATCACAACCACTAACCCTCGTACtcatgggggacttcaacttgccagaTGTTTGCTGGAAGtacaacacagcagagaagaatcAGTCTAGGAGGTTCCTGTAGTGTGTGGAAGATAACTTCCTGACACAGCCAACAAAGGGCGGTGCCCCACTGGGCTCTCTGTTTGCAGATAGGGAAGGACTGGTGGGAGATGTGATGGTTGGAGACCACCTTGGGCACAGTGACTGTGGAATTATGGTTTTCAATTTTGGATGAAGTTAGGAGGAGTGCAAGCAGAACTGTCACCTGGGACTTCCGGTGGGCAGACTTTGACCTGTTTAGGAGATTGATTGACAGAATCCCTTGGGAGTCAGACCTGAAGGTCTAAGCAGTCCAAGAAAGCTGGACATGctttaagaaggaaatcttaaaggTGCAGGAACAGCAAGACAAGCTGCTGGGGAAAAAGACCATCCTGGCTAAATGGAGAACTTAGGCTGGTTAAAAAAGAGAATGTTTCACCTCTGGAAGAGGGGGGGCAGGTAACTTGGAGTGACTACGAGGATGTTGTGAGGTTACTtagggagaaaattagaagagCTGAAGCTGAACTGAAACTTAATTCAGCCACTGTGgttaaagacaacaaaaaagttTCTATAAGTACACTGGCAGCAAAAGGAGAGCTAAGGGGTGTCTCCATCCTTTGCTGGATGCAGAGGGAAGCACAGTGTCAGGGAATGAGGAAAATGCTCAGGTACTTAAtgtcttctttgcctcagtctttaatacCAAAATCAATCGTCCACAGGATACCAagctcccagagctgggagTTAGTGATGAGGAGCTGAATGAAGCCCCTATAATCCAGGGGGAAATTGTTAGTGACCTCCTATGCCAGTTAGACACCTGCAAGTCTATGGGAAGCACCTGAGAGtaatgagggagctggcaaaaGTGCTTGCCAAGCCACTTTCCATTATTTACCAGCAGTTCTGGTCAACCAGAGAAGTCACAGTTGACTGGAAATTAGTGAGTGTGATGCCCATCTACAAGAAAGCTCAGAAGGACGATCTGGGTAACCACAGGCCTGTCAGTGTGACatcagtgctggggaaggtcatggagcTGACCATCCTGAGTGCCATCACACTGCACAGGCAGGACAGCCAGGGTATCCAGACCAGCTAGCATGGATTCACAAAGGCAGATCCTACTTtaccaacctgatctctttctAGTGACCcacttagtggatgagggaaaggctgtgggtgttgtctatctagacttcagcaaagcatttgacaccaCCTCCCACAACCTCCTGGATAAACCGCCTGCTCGTGGCTTGGATTGATGGATTCTTTGCTGGTTGGATAGCTGGgtccagagagtggtggtgaatggaatTATATCCAGCTGGGTCACtggtgctgttccccagggctcagtactgTTTcatatctttatcaatgatgtGGAGgaggggatcaagtgcaccctcagtcagtttgcaggtgacaccaagttGGACGGGAGTGTAGATCTTCTGCAGGGTAGGAaggttctgcagagggatctggacaggctggatcagtGGGCCAAGACAACTGCATGAGTTTCAATAGAgtgaagtgctgggtcctgcactttggtcgCAACCACCTCACACAGCCCTACAGGCTtagggaagagtggctggaaagtggcccagcagaaaaggagatGCTGGTTCTACAGCCAACTAAACATAAGTCAACTACgtgcccaagtggccaagaaggccaggggcatcctggcctgtatcaagaATAGTGGGGCCAACAGGACTAGGGTGGTGATTGTCCCACTGTACTCGGTACTGGTGAGACTACACATTGtgtattgtgttcagttttgggtccCTCACTTCAAagaagacattgaggtgctggagtgtatccaaagaagggcaaggaagctggtgaagggtctggagcacaaatcctatgacaagcagctgagggaactggggttgtttagtctggagaagaggaggttcgGAGTCCTCACTGTTctctacctgaaaggaggttttattAAGGTGagggtcagtctcttctgccATGTCTCAAGTGAAAGGATGAGAGGCAATATCCTTAAATGGCACCAGGGtaggttcagattagatattagaaaaaaaactttcatTGGAATTGAAATGAGTTGCCCAGAAGAGTGATGAGTCactgtctctggaagtgttctgAATGTGACTTGGGGATATGGCTTGGAGCAATTATGGTGGTGCTGGTTTGACAGTTGGACTAAGATGTTCTTGAAGGTTTCTTGCagccttgatgattctgtgtttctgtgatccAGACAGGCATGGCACCGCAATTCTGGCAAATGAAAACCTGGTCTAGAAGGACAGCCCAGAGGAACTTGTATTGTTGGGTgtagaaatgaaaatttttataTCTGTGAATGGGCTGAAGTTTCCTACAGAAAGGGAGGAGATAGATGATCCATTGGGAACGGAACAAGAAAAGTATTCTCATCTGTTCCTCTTCTATCCCTAGAGGATAGTTTGGACAACAAGACAGTTTTAGAATAAACACAAGATTcgagcttcaaagaaaaaggggaggagCATTAGCCTGCTACACCCATAAGAAATGAACTTTGGTCAGCAGTGGTTCAAACAGAGTCAATCCTGCCATAGAGCAGGGGATAAACCAGATGGGACTTTCCagggtctcttccagccctcTTTCTGTAGACCCTCAAAAGCAACCCTCTTTGACTACTCAGGCCTGGTAAGCAGTGACATCCCAACACCAAGTTTGCTATTTGCAAAGCAGGTTGCTTTTCTGTGTTAGTAATGGAACAAGTAAATTTGgaaactgctttttaaagaacGGGGCCTGTCTAGCAGTGCAGCAGTTGATCTAGAGAAGAACTACTCTCAGTCAGTGATAAATCTGGCAAAGATAATCCATCCAGAATGCTGTTGTCTGTACTTCATTGCAGTCTGATATGTTCCATTTTTTTACAGTGATTTGAATAATTGTGGCTTCAGCAATACAGTATTTTCAGCTATGATAAACATACATTGAAATAATAGCTGAGTTTTGGGGGAAGACAACTGAATAAAAACAGATGAGATGAATAAAGACcaactaaaaagaaaagagaaggggtTTAAAAGTGAGAGTTGGCATTTAAACTACTGAATTTGCTTGTG carries:
- the CHRNA6 gene encoding neuronal acetylcholine receptor subunit alpha-6 isoform X2 — translated: METNLWLRHIWNDYKLRWDPSQYDGIEFVRVPADKIWKPDIVLYNNAVGDFQVEVKTKALLRYDGMITWTPPAIFKSSCPMDITFFPFDHQNCSLKFGSWTYDKAKIDLLIIGSKVDMNDFWENSEWEIVDASGYKHDIKYNCCEEIYTDITYSFYIRRLPMFYTINLIIPCLFISFLTVLVFYLPSDCGEKVTLCISVLLSLTVFLLVITETIPSTSLVIPLVGEYLLFTMIFVTLSIVITVFVLNIHYRTPTTHTMPEWVKTIFLNLLPKVLLMQRPLEQQKKNYSKKPKKVSDSKSGKSKHSKHKDTKLQREQQRCSHCDKATELATTTRGLSHQSPKWMVEQVEYSPEVKDVISNVQFIAENMRSQNETKEVEDDWKYVAMVIDRVFLWVFIIICVFGTAGLFIQPLIADK
- the CHRNA6 gene encoding neuronal acetylcholine receptor subunit alpha-6 isoform X1, whose amino-acid sequence is MHPERWLCSCYPTFCVWAFVFTSLIKDTTACESEERLFHKLFSQYNQFIRPVENVSDPVRVYFELAITQLTNVDEVNQIMETNLWLRHIWNDYKLRWDPSQYDGIEFVRVPADKIWKPDIVLYNNAVGDFQVEVKTKALLRYDGMITWTPPAIFKSSCPMDITFFPFDHQNCSLKFGSWTYDKAKIDLLIIGSKVDMNDFWENSEWEIVDASGYKHDIKYNCCEEIYTDITYSFYIRRLPMFYTINLIIPCLFISFLTVLVFYLPSDCGEKVTLCISVLLSLTVFLLVITETIPSTSLVIPLVGEYLLFTMIFVTLSIVITVFVLNIHYRTPTTHTMPEWVKTIFLNLLPKVLLMQRPLEQQKKNYSKKPKKVSDSKSGKSKHSKHKDTKLQREQQRCSHCDKATELATTTRGLSHQSPKWMVEQVEYSPEVKDVISNVQFIAENMRSQNETKEVEDDWKYVAMVIDRVFLWVFIIICVFGTAGLFIQPLIADK